A part of Plasmodium sp. gorilla clade G2 genome assembly, chromosome: 8 genomic DNA contains:
- a CDS encoding RuvB-like helicase 1, whose translation MNIIESSREKERISLHSHISGLGLDADGFVTDFLFEEKIKKRDVYIEPTNKIENNDIKNGTILDSDKSENICNSYNLENNRNYENNKISYNNISDDEDEVVKNFYKCKGMVGQKKAREAAGIFINLIKEKNICKCLLLAGPSGSGKTAIAIAISKEISDESIPFCIFNASQVYSCEVKKTEILTQYIRKSIGVKIKEIKEVFEGEVIQIEPFYDNTYKEQKISYVHITLKTLKEEKKIKIHSSIYDNLLKEKIQEKDIIYIESHSGNVKRVGKCSLYQDMFDIETDTFVDLPKGNVHKKKNIIQNITLYDLDVSNVQPKDNILDFLQNNKYKKTEITDKLRNEINKIVYKYVDQGIAQIIPGVLFIDEVHMLDIECFTYLNRTLESNLAPVVILATNRGICNIKGTNIISAHGIPVDLLDRIIIVKTMLYNKEEILQVLKLRCKFERIKIDSEALDYLSDIGIKCSLRYAIQLLTPAKILSKKKGKKKIDKNIIEIVSSIFFDTKRSTQLLLNDKNKYMY comes from the exons atgaatattattgaGTCTAGTAGggaaaaagaaagaattaGCCTACATAGTCATATCAGTGGGCTAGGCTTAGATGCAGATGGTTTTGTTACAGATTTTCtttttgaagaaaaaataaaaaagagggACGTGTACATTGAACctacaaataaaatagaaaataatgatattaaaaatggtACAATTTTAGATTCAGATAAAAGTGAGAATATATGTAATTCATATAATCTTGAAAACAAtagaaattatgaaaataataaaataagttataacaatataagtgatgatgaagatgaagttgtgaagaatttttataaatgcaAAGGAATGGTTGGACAAAAGAAAGCAAGAGAAGCTGCtggtatatttataaatttaataaaagagaaaaatatatgtaaatgtttattattagCAGGTCCAAGTGGAAGTGGAAAAACAGCTATCGCTATTGCTATAAGTAAAGAAATTAGTGATGAATCTATTcctttttgtatatttaatgCTTCACAAGTATATTCATGTGAAGTAAAAAAAACCGAAATTTTAACTCAATATATAAGGAAGAGTATAGGtgtaaaaattaaagaaataaaagaagtTTTTGAAGGAGAAGTAATACAAATCGAACCTTTTTatgataatacatataaagaacaaaaaatttcatatgtacatattactttaaaaacattaaaagaagaaaagaaaattaaaatacattcttctatatatgataatctattaaaagaaaaaattcaagaaaaagatattatctatattgaATCTCATAGTGGTAATGTTAAAAGAGTAGGCAAATGTAGTTTATATCAAGATATGTTTGATATAGAAACTGACACATTTGTTGATCTGCCTAAAGGAAATgtgcataaaaaaaaaaatattatacaaaatattacCCTATATGATCTAGATGTATCTAATGTACAACCAAAAGATAATATTCTAGACTTTTTAcaaaacaataaatataaaaaaacggAAATTACTGATAAATTAAgaaatgaaattaataaaattgtgTATAAATATGTGGATCAAGGAATAGCTCAAATTATTCCAGGAGTATTATTTATTGACGAG GTACATATGTTAGATATTGAATGTTTTACATACTTGAATAGAACTTTAGAATCTAATCTAGCACCGGTCGTTATTTTGGCTACTAACAGAGGAATATGCAATATAAAAG GAACAAACATAATATCTGCCCATGGGATTCCAGTAGATTTATTAGATagaataataattgtaaagACGATGCTATATAATAAGGAGGAAATACTACag GTTTTAAAATTGAGATGCAAATTTGAAAGAATAAAGATTGATAGTGAAGCCTTAGATTATTTATCAGATATag GCATAAAATGTTCTTTGAGGTATGCAATTCAACTTTTAACACCtgcaaaaatattatcaaaaaagaaagggaaaaaaaaaattgacaaaaatattattgaaaTTGTATCTTCCATATTTTTTGACACTAAAAGGTCTACTCAACTTTtgttaaatgataaaaataaatatatgtattaa